The following proteins are co-located in the Paraburkholderia phytofirmans PsJN genome:
- a CDS encoding cupin domain-containing protein: MSQDHEHPHYKDVPPAAPVDWREHGVKVIKGDQLDTNTAQTPGMNRAAAINAARVGAQKIWAGTVTIHPNAKTGAHHHGALESVIYVVRGQARMRWGEHLEFTAEAGPGDFIFVPPYVPHQEINASTDDPLECVLVRSDNEAVVVNLNIDAVEQPETVFWVDPIHKHPHDH; the protein is encoded by the coding sequence ATGAGCCAGGATCACGAACACCCGCATTACAAGGACGTGCCGCCGGCTGCGCCGGTCGATTGGCGCGAGCACGGCGTGAAGGTCATCAAAGGCGATCAGCTCGATACCAACACCGCGCAGACGCCGGGCATGAATCGCGCGGCCGCGATCAACGCCGCGCGCGTCGGCGCGCAGAAAATCTGGGCCGGCACCGTCACGATCCATCCGAATGCGAAGACCGGCGCGCATCATCACGGCGCGCTCGAAAGCGTGATCTACGTGGTGCGCGGCCAGGCGCGCATGCGCTGGGGCGAGCATCTGGAGTTCACCGCCGAAGCCGGCCCCGGCGATTTCATTTTCGTGCCGCCGTATGTGCCGCATCAGGAAATCAACGCGAGTACGGACGACCCGCTCGAATGCGTGCTGGTGCGCAGCGACAACGAAGCGGTGGTGGTCAATCTAAACATCGACGCGGTGGAACAGCCCGAAACGGTGTTCTGGGTCGATCCGATTCACAAGCATCCGCACGATCACTAA